In the genome of Leptospira montravelensis, the window GATATTCTTGGATGAAGTGCATATTATTAGCTGGAAGAAACTTGATGATTTTATTAATAAACATCCTAATTCTGAATCTTCCTTAAAAAGCTGGTTCAAAATTGTTAAAAACACATCTTTTAAAGATTTTAATGAATTAAGAAAAGTTTTTAACTCCGTTGATCAAGTCGGTAATCTTACTGTTTTCAATATTAGT includes:
- a CDS encoding type II toxin-antitoxin system HigB family toxin, whose protein sequence is MHIISWKKLDDFINKHPNSESSLKSWFKIVKNTSFKDFNELRKVFNSVDQVGNLTVFNISGNHFRLIVAIHYNRQKVFVRNILTHNEYDKGKWKKENI